A portion of the Novosphingobium sp. KA1 genome contains these proteins:
- the folE gene encoding GTP cyclohydrolase I FolE, with translation MSSLVGPDEDSPFEKKPAVPDEVQEAIRTLIRWSGDDPEREGLLDTPKRVARAWKEYCQGYGEDPAIHLSRVFEEVGGYDEVVLLKDIPFQSHCEHHMAPIIGKAAIAYLPRDHVVGISKLARVLQGYARRLQIQERLTAEVAECIWTHLKPHGVAVVIEASHACMSARGVRTPGVSMITSRMMGTFLEDERSRKEVLSLMGY, from the coding sequence ATGAGCAGCCTGGTCGGTCCCGACGAGGACAGCCCTTTCGAAAAGAAGCCTGCGGTTCCGGACGAAGTTCAAGAGGCGATCCGCACCCTGATCCGCTGGTCGGGCGACGATCCGGAGCGCGAGGGCCTGCTCGACACGCCCAAGCGGGTGGCACGGGCGTGGAAGGAATATTGCCAGGGGTACGGCGAGGATCCGGCCATTCACCTCAGCCGCGTGTTCGAGGAAGTGGGCGGCTATGACGAAGTCGTGCTGCTCAAGGACATCCCGTTCCAGTCGCACTGCGAACACCACATGGCGCCGATCATCGGCAAGGCGGCGATCGCCTATCTGCCGCGCGATCATGTGGTCGGTATCTCCAAGCTGGCGCGCGTGCTGCAGGGCTATGCGCGCCGCCTGCAGATCCAGGAGCGCCTGACCGCCGAAGTGGCCGAATGCATCTGGACCCACTTGAAGCCGCACGGCGTGGCGGTGGTGATCGAGGCAAGCCATGCCTGCATGTCCGCGCGCGGCGTGCGCACGCCGGGCGTCAGCATGATCACCAGCCGCATGATGGGCACGTTCCTCGAGGACGAGCGCAGCCGCAAGGAAGTGCTGAGCCTGATGGGGTACTGA